A portion of the Nitrospira sp. genome contains these proteins:
- a CDS encoding DUF3047 domain-containing protein — protein MKKGLITPVCVCACSLLFGPADTPADSPSTLRVGEFSSARIGQGFPEGWRPLTFEKILRHTVYEVVGDGEKVVVKAVSEAAASGLVKQVTIDPKEFPMVRWSWKVENLLKKSDVARKQGDDYPARLYITFAYDPDKIGFSRRLKYMAAKAIFGDVPIAALNYIWETRTPIESIVSNAYTDFAQMIVVESGQEKVGQWAEEERNIYEDYKRAFGGEPSLINGVAIMTDTDNTRERAVAFYGDIEFRRYGR, from the coding sequence ATGAAAAAGGGATTGATCACACCGGTCTGCGTTTGCGCCTGTTCCCTGCTCTTCGGGCCCGCCGATACTCCGGCGGATTCACCCTCCACGCTCCGAGTGGGAGAGTTCTCCTCAGCGCGAATTGGACAAGGTTTCCCGGAAGGCTGGAGGCCGCTCACGTTCGAGAAGATTCTCCGCCACACGGTCTACGAAGTGGTGGGCGACGGCGAGAAAGTCGTCGTGAAGGCTGTCAGCGAGGCGGCGGCTTCGGGTTTGGTCAAACAGGTCACGATCGATCCGAAAGAGTTTCCGATGGTGAGGTGGAGTTGGAAAGTCGAGAATCTGCTGAAAAAGAGCGATGTTGCGCGCAAGCAAGGCGATGATTATCCGGCCAGACTCTACATCACTTTTGCCTATGACCCCGACAAGATCGGCTTTTCAAGAAGACTCAAATACATGGCTGCGAAAGCCATTTTCGGGGATGTTCCCATCGCGGCGTTGAACTATATCTGGGAAACCAGAACTCCCATTGAGAGCATCGTTTCGAACGCCTATACCGATTTTGCTCAAATGATTGTAGTCGAAAGCGGACAGGAGAAAGTTGGGCAGTGGGCTGAGGAGGAGCGAAATATCTATGAAGATTACAAGAGGGCTTTCGGCGGAGAGCCCTCTCTGATCAACGGGGTAGCGATCATGACCGACACAGACAATACCAGGGAACGGGCCGTGGCCTTCTACGGCGACATTGAATTTCGACGCTACGGACGATGA
- a CDS encoding mercuric reductase: MIHGEPGSIAPMDEHNRVLLDHVHPSNWVNPESSARYNIVVLGAGTAGLITAVVAAGIGAKVALIEQHLMGGDCLNVGCVPSKAIIRAARAWSDLRNAAEFGLRIPSGVTYDFAAVMARMRRLRARISRHDSVGRYAGLGVDVYIGRGQFTASGTIRVEGPAGGRTLRFARAAICTGARPTVPPIPGLKEAGFLTNETVFSLTELPQRLAVIGAGPIGCELAQSFARFGSRVHVFETQHGVLQREDRDAAEILQGRMERDGVSVLCCAKDLHVSMSEDGTHVTLTSHGERHHVTVDRILLGTGRTANVEALGLEAVGVDLDDAGVKVNARLQTTNHTIYAAGDVCSRYKFTHAADAMAQVVVQNALFPHPFGLAYASIDSFTIPWCTYTQPEVAHIGLYEHDAEALGIEVETYTYRLDEVDRAVLDGEEEGFARIHVRKGSDKILGATIVGGHAGDMISEFSVLMKVGAGAKTIAAAIHPYPTQAEANKKAANLWRKARFTERQKNILKKWFVWTRKG, encoded by the coding sequence ATGATTCACGGTGAACCGGGCTCGATTGCACCCATGGATGAACACAATCGGGTCCTGCTGGATCATGTCCATCCCTCAAATTGGGTGAACCCGGAGTCCAGCGCCCGGTATAACATCGTGGTACTGGGTGCAGGAACCGCGGGCCTCATTACCGCCGTAGTCGCAGCCGGTATCGGGGCCAAGGTCGCATTGATAGAGCAGCATCTGATGGGGGGAGATTGCTTGAACGTCGGATGCGTGCCGTCGAAAGCCATCATTCGGGCGGCTCGTGCATGGTCGGACTTGCGCAACGCGGCTGAGTTCGGACTTCGCATCCCATCCGGTGTCACGTACGACTTTGCAGCCGTGATGGCGCGCATGCGCAGACTTCGGGCTCGCATCAGCCGCCATGATTCCGTCGGTCGGTATGCAGGATTAGGAGTCGACGTGTATATCGGCCGCGGACAGTTTACAGCTTCCGGGACCATTCGGGTGGAGGGGCCCGCCGGTGGACGAACACTGAGGTTTGCGAGGGCGGCGATCTGTACCGGAGCACGACCGACAGTCCCGCCGATTCCCGGCCTGAAGGAGGCGGGATTCCTCACCAATGAGACGGTCTTCTCGCTCACCGAGCTGCCGCAGCGGCTTGCGGTGATCGGTGCCGGTCCCATCGGGTGCGAGTTGGCGCAGTCGTTCGCACGGTTCGGGAGCCGCGTACATGTCTTCGAGACACAGCATGGGGTGCTTCAGCGAGAGGATCGCGATGCCGCGGAGATCTTGCAGGGCCGGATGGAACGCGACGGTGTGAGCGTCCTCTGTTGCGCGAAGGATCTCCACGTGAGCATGAGTGAGGATGGGACGCACGTAACTCTGACGTCGCACGGCGAACGACATCATGTGACCGTTGATCGGATCCTCCTCGGTACCGGCAGAACGGCCAATGTGGAGGCTCTCGGCCTTGAGGCAGTGGGAGTGGATCTCGACGACGCCGGCGTGAAGGTGAATGCGCGGCTGCAAACGACCAATCACACAATCTACGCGGCAGGCGACGTCTGTTCCCGATACAAGTTCACCCATGCCGCCGATGCCATGGCGCAAGTCGTCGTTCAGAACGCCCTCTTTCCTCATCCGTTCGGACTAGCCTATGCGAGCATCGATTCCTTCACCATACCCTGGTGCACCTATACGCAACCGGAGGTGGCTCATATAGGGCTCTATGAACACGATGCCGAGGCGTTGGGCATCGAGGTTGAAACGTATACCTATCGCTTGGATGAAGTGGATCGTGCCGTCCTTGATGGTGAGGAGGAAGGCTTTGCCAGGATTCATGTTCGCAAAGGGAGCGACAAGATTCTCGGCGCGACGATCGTCGGGGGCCATGCCGGTGATATGATCAGCGAGTTCTCGGTACTGATGAAGGTCGGGGCGGGGGCCAAGACAATCGCGGCCGCCATTCATCCCTATCCGACGCAAGCTGAGGCCAATAAGAAGGCAGCAAATCTTTGGCGGAAAGCCCGGTTTACGGAAAGACAGAAGAACATCTTGAAAAAGTGGTTCGTCTGGACACGAAAAGGATGA
- a CDS encoding sulfite oxidase-like oxidoreductase → MSDPSRLTQKKEQWAKARRGGEEREVFFEGDERLPPGQHVVETFPVLDLGFKPEILHSEWTLSLGGFVTSPVTWTWEQFLAQPQFRDVSDFHCVTSWSRYDNEWEGVSFKHILSAVAPLPLAKFVLFKSYDDYTTNLPLEACDDHDVLLAWKWNGVPLTREHGGPVRVIVPKRYAWKGAKWVKEITFSDKDEKGFWEVRGYSNTALPWINDRYA, encoded by the coding sequence ATGAGCGACCCGAGTCGATTGACCCAGAAGAAAGAGCAGTGGGCAAAAGCCCGCCGTGGTGGAGAGGAACGGGAGGTCTTTTTTGAAGGTGACGAACGTCTGCCTCCTGGCCAGCATGTCGTCGAAACCTTCCCCGTTCTCGATCTCGGTTTCAAGCCGGAAATTCTTCACAGCGAATGGACGTTGTCGCTTGGAGGGTTCGTGACCTCCCCTGTGACCTGGACATGGGAACAGTTTCTGGCGCAGCCTCAGTTCAGGGACGTCTCCGATTTCCACTGTGTGACCAGTTGGAGCCGTTATGACAACGAGTGGGAAGGGGTCAGTTTCAAACACATCCTGTCGGCGGTCGCACCATTGCCACTGGCCAAGTTCGTCCTGTTCAAGTCCTACGACGACTACACCACCAATCTCCCCCTGGAAGCCTGTGACGATCATGACGTACTTCTCGCCTGGAAGTGGAATGGAGTCCCTCTGACTCGTGAGCACGGCGGCCCTGTGCGGGTGATCGTTCCGAAACGGTATGCGTGGAAAGGAGCGAAGTGGGTCAAAGAGATTACGTTTTCGGACAAGGACGAAAAGGGATTCTGGGAGGTCCGCGGCTATTCCAATACCGCACTACCCTGGATCAACGATCGGTACGCCTGA
- a CDS encoding YdbL family protein — translation MILVVAASCFWSASIVFGISLEEAKAKGLVGEKANGYLGIVTSSGQDVQALTNDVNRKRRQAYEDIARRNKTPLDAVETLAGEKTIQNTQPGNYVEGSGGWVKK, via the coding sequence ATGATCCTCGTCGTTGCGGCGTCGTGTTTCTGGTCCGCCTCCATCGTGTTCGGAATCTCGCTGGAGGAAGCCAAGGCCAAGGGATTGGTCGGAGAGAAAGCAAACGGCTATCTGGGAATTGTAACCTCGTCAGGACAGGATGTACAGGCTCTTACCAATGACGTGAACAGGAAGCGACGCCAGGCGTATGAGGACATTGCCAGGAGGAACAAAACGCCGTTGGATGCCGTCGAGACGCTGGCCGGAGAAAAAACGATTCAGAATACCCAACCCGGGAATTATGTGGAAGGCTCCGGCGGATGGGTGAAGAAATAG
- a CDS encoding YnbE family lipoprotein, protein MTTYHRKRHSAATVGWILAGMAACLAGCTPRVEVAAPEKPITINLNVKIDHEIRVKVDKELDRVLSSDSGLF, encoded by the coding sequence ATGACGACGTATCATCGTAAGCGACACTCAGCAGCCACCGTCGGCTGGATCCTTGCCGGCATGGCGGCTTGCCTGGCCGGCTGTACGCCGAGGGTCGAGGTGGCGGCTCCCGAGAAGCCGATTACGATCAATTTGAACGTCAAGATCGATCACGAGATCCGCGTGAAGGTCGATAAAGAATTGGATCGTGTGCTGTCGAGCGATAGCGGGCTGTTCTGA
- a CDS encoding YdbH domain-containing protein: protein MRKGFAVATIGIALCGLTAAVWLLVPTAASLLLERWLHNAGFEEATIRVELPGWGLISLSNIRLKHLLQDEALIIESRETVIRYSLAGLLAGRFDEVALPDVRMGLTAVPPPIPQESEGDERHAQEQFFSLFNMVTVSDLVRGIPLLPWDDLQLGRLEITRERATGPFRQLKVGGSVRQRGEGLLATITVQGSDTQAYELRVSDLATGIMSLQLAANDSSSVPILSWRSEAIVGEAHAQLRGMIDVNVQALAPFLALVLPAGSEWRETTGRIQANWVGTASTAAALASVWHDPDTQVQGTMQLAVKLPALAGLGRKLTAAMIGTFSGSPGQLRWTIEPGTIATADIELKNMAGLAPYRKLLPPDTQTFRIESGRGVSGELRAADSPPSIRVQGPLMLSMNSTQDAAHAEMSLALVTLRGSRLESAEGTFDLVGDLPKPLSESLSIQRVMGKVEGRFSMRDAEIQGSLLPSSSITAVKFRQGAVRVDRGSIVLANTPMFRFVPGTGEWTVTLAAFALRVPVLRWADEEVMVQDALLKMEEAGGAYLTRWRGRGTAVVQGISVGRQAGRSIPADLTVRLAADEVAVKADVRVDTPDHVVTLDAEAEHILATHRGWARGTIGPIRFDHDKVRLRRLWNSWPYPLDIEGGRAQASGELTWDAGLSDAVAVKSGTAVITLENLRGYYREFAFVGLHTTLDLAATSPEKGVTLRPTKVEIASFRRGIEATHISFTVQSESDSQGGPLILEIRDVRWEVLGGTMTSQGVRADLSHPPYAFTVLARAVDLGKVLNLEQQKGLEGTGLLDGTIPVSVTSGGISIKDGAFESRPPGGVIRYSASSETSKALTDANASMELVLKALNNFHYNVLQVESQYEEDGQLHLKARLEGRNPDLKQSPPIHLNLTVQESVPALLKSLRLVQDIETSVENRFVLP from the coding sequence ATGAGGAAAGGGTTTGCGGTCGCTACGATAGGGATAGCTCTGTGCGGTCTGACGGCGGCGGTGTGGCTGCTCGTGCCGACGGCCGCATCCCTTCTGCTTGAACGGTGGCTGCATAACGCAGGATTTGAGGAAGCGACGATCCGGGTGGAATTGCCCGGATGGGGTCTGATTTCTCTCTCGAACATTCGACTGAAGCACCTCCTTCAGGATGAGGCACTGATCATCGAATCAAGGGAGACGGTAATCAGATACAGCTTGGCCGGTCTCCTGGCTGGACGGTTCGATGAGGTCGCGCTGCCGGATGTGCGCATGGGATTGACGGCTGTTCCACCTCCGATTCCGCAGGAGTCTGAGGGGGATGAAAGGCACGCGCAGGAACAGTTTTTTTCACTTTTCAATATGGTCACCGTCAGCGATCTGGTCAGGGGTATCCCTCTGCTTCCCTGGGACGATCTGCAACTCGGGCGGTTGGAAATCACTCGCGAACGTGCGACCGGGCCGTTCAGGCAGTTGAAGGTAGGCGGATCGGTCCGCCAACGGGGGGAGGGGTTACTTGCGACCATCACCGTTCAGGGAAGCGACACCCAAGCCTACGAGCTGCGCGTGTCCGATCTCGCTACCGGCATCATGTCGCTTCAATTGGCGGCGAACGACTCCTCTTCTGTCCCGATCCTCAGTTGGCGATCGGAAGCAATCGTCGGTGAGGCGCATGCGCAGCTTCGCGGAATGATCGACGTCAATGTTCAGGCGTTGGCGCCGTTCCTTGCGCTTGTGCTGCCCGCCGGATCCGAATGGCGGGAGACGACCGGTCGCATCCAGGCCAATTGGGTCGGAACCGCCTCCACTGCGGCGGCGCTAGCGTCAGTCTGGCACGATCCCGACACGCAGGTGCAAGGGACGATGCAGCTGGCCGTGAAGCTTCCAGCCCTTGCAGGTCTAGGGCGCAAACTGACAGCGGCCATGATCGGAACCTTTTCCGGAAGTCCCGGGCAACTGCGCTGGACGATCGAGCCGGGTACGATCGCGACGGCCGACATCGAATTAAAGAACATGGCTGGCCTTGCGCCATATCGAAAATTGTTGCCCCCCGACACTCAGACTTTCCGGATCGAAAGCGGGCGGGGGGTGAGCGGCGAACTGCGCGCAGCCGACTCGCCCCCGAGCATCCGAGTGCAAGGTCCTTTGATGCTGTCGATGAATTCCACACAGGATGCCGCACATGCGGAGATGTCTCTTGCCCTCGTCACGCTCCGCGGCAGCCGGCTTGAATCAGCGGAAGGCACGTTCGATCTCGTCGGAGACCTTCCGAAGCCGCTCAGCGAGAGCCTCTCCATCCAACGAGTCATGGGAAAGGTGGAAGGACGATTTTCCATGCGCGATGCTGAAATTCAAGGATCTCTCCTCCCATCGTCCTCGATTACAGCCGTCAAGTTCCGTCAAGGGGCAGTCAGGGTGGATCGTGGTTCGATTGTGCTGGCCAATACCCCGATGTTCCGATTCGTTCCGGGGACGGGAGAATGGACCGTTACCCTCGCGGCCTTCGCACTGCGAGTCCCGGTGCTTCGCTGGGCTGATGAAGAGGTGATGGTTCAGGACGCTCTGCTGAAGATGGAGGAGGCGGGAGGGGCATACCTGACCAGGTGGAGGGGGAGAGGGACGGCAGTGGTTCAGGGCATCTCCGTTGGACGACAGGCGGGTCGTAGTATCCCCGCCGACCTTACCGTTCGGCTTGCAGCCGATGAAGTCGCGGTCAAGGCCGATGTTCGGGTCGATACACCGGACCATGTCGTGACGTTGGACGCGGAGGCCGAACATATTCTTGCGACACACAGAGGATGGGCACGCGGTACGATCGGCCCCATCCGTTTTGATCATGACAAGGTCCGGTTACGACGGCTGTGGAATTCTTGGCCCTATCCGTTAGACATAGAAGGAGGCAGGGCGCAAGCGAGCGGGGAATTGACATGGGACGCGGGTCTTTCGGACGCCGTTGCCGTGAAATCCGGCACGGCGGTGATTACGCTGGAGAACCTTCGGGGCTACTATCGCGAATTTGCATTTGTGGGTCTGCACACGACCCTGGACCTTGCCGCGACGTCGCCTGAGAAAGGGGTGACGTTACGGCCTACTAAAGTTGAAATCGCCTCGTTCAGGCGAGGGATTGAGGCCACGCACATTTCCTTCACGGTACAAAGCGAATCGGATTCGCAAGGAGGACCTCTCATCCTCGAAATCCGTGACGTACGGTGGGAGGTTTTGGGAGGGACCATGACGAGTCAGGGTGTACGGGCGGATCTGTCCCATCCTCCCTATGCGTTTACCGTGCTGGCGAGAGCGGTGGATCTGGGGAAGGTCTTGAATCTGGAGCAGCAAAAGGGGTTGGAGGGAACCGGGCTCCTGGATGGAACCATTCCTGTGAGCGTGACTTCAGGCGGGATCAGCATCAAAGACGGAGCGTTTGAATCCCGCCCGCCCGGCGGGGTCATCCGCTACTCTGCATCTTCTGAAACTAGCAAGGCCTTGACGGACGCCAATGCCAGCATGGAACTCGTGCTCAAGGCACTCAACAACTTCCACTATAATGTGCTACAAGTTGAATCCCAGTACGAAGAGGACGGGCAATTGCACCTCAAGGCTCGACTCGAAGGACGAAATCCCGACTTGAAGCAGTCGCCCCCGATCCATCTCAACTTGACAGTGCAGGAAAGCGTTCCGGCTCTCTTGAAAAGCCTCAGACTCGTCCAGGATATCGAGACTTCGGTCGAAAACCGATTTGTCCTGCCATAG
- a CDS encoding dipeptide epimerase: MADPFVVATGVRLSAENVFVRMTLSNGVQGYGEAAPFPEVGGENRISCLNALKRLGERVITERVAPFAHFADILKDHQPHQPAARCSLETAAVDAYCRSLGIPMWTLWGRADVRRRESDITIPICDLAKTIDLGRRWYARGFRLFKMKVGKDVEEDIRRLEALHRRLAGIAFIADGNQGFSRDECSAFVAGVNQFGGVLTLLEQPLPRNDLEGLAAIRRDTGIPVAADESVRSLADAHSVVASQAADFINIKIMKTGLIEAREIAAYTLSSGLRLMVGGMVETRVAMGCSFSLVLGIKGFEVLDLDTPLLLVNDPVTGGYHYEENRLVPWNAPGLDLSVQLGPTATVIEHG; encoded by the coding sequence ATGGCGGACCCTTTTGTCGTCGCGACCGGAGTCCGCTTGTCGGCGGAGAATGTCTTCGTGCGCATGACACTATCGAACGGGGTGCAGGGTTACGGCGAAGCGGCTCCCTTTCCCGAGGTCGGGGGAGAGAATAGGATCTCGTGTCTGAATGCATTGAAGAGACTCGGTGAGCGCGTGATCACAGAACGAGTCGCCCCCTTCGCCCACTTTGCGGATATCCTCAAGGACCACCAGCCGCATCAGCCGGCCGCGCGCTGCAGCTTGGAGACCGCCGCCGTCGATGCCTACTGCCGATCCTTGGGTATCCCCATGTGGACGCTCTGGGGAAGGGCCGACGTTCGGAGACGAGAAAGCGATATCACCATCCCGATCTGCGATCTGGCAAAAACTATCGACCTGGGGCGCCGTTGGTACGCCAGAGGCTTCCGCCTCTTCAAGATGAAGGTCGGCAAAGATGTGGAGGAAGATATCAGGCGCTTGGAGGCACTCCATCGTAGGTTGGCGGGAATCGCGTTTATCGCCGACGGCAACCAGGGCTTTTCACGCGACGAGTGTTCGGCTTTCGTCGCAGGCGTGAACCAATTCGGAGGTGTGTTGACCTTGTTGGAGCAACCGCTTCCACGCAACGATCTCGAGGGACTCGCGGCCATTCGACGCGACACCGGGATCCCCGTCGCGGCCGACGAATCCGTCCGCTCGCTCGCCGACGCTCACAGCGTCGTGGCCAGTCAAGCCGCCGACTTCATCAACATCAAGATCATGAAGACCGGACTGATCGAGGCTCGAGAAATCGCGGCCTATACACTTTCCTCAGGACTGCGCCTGATGGTGGGCGGGATGGTGGAAACCAGAGTGGCGATGGGTTGTTCCTTCAGTCTGGTCCTCGGGATCAAGGGATTCGAGGTGCTAGATCTCGATACGCCGTTGCTTCTGGTGAACGACCCCGTTACGGGTGGGTATCACTACGAAGAAAATCGGCTCGTCCCTTGGAACGCTCCGGGCCTGGACCTCTCAGTGCAACTCGGCCCAACCGCGACCGTCATCGAGCACGGATAG
- a CDS encoding prepilin-type N-terminal cleavage/methylation domain-containing protein, with product MDIEKRSLTTGGFSLTELMTVLAIVSVLIAVGAASYSRFITKAKSVEAEIALSEIHRLEQIHYASTGTYTANVDELGFRPFQPLKYHSLFVQVAGESGNGAFRALAVPLSGSGGQTFSVVQYAASKPSSSGGAGLSGQGSGPELAFGGEGWSDEGIIRLETGGAQKGGIEKTVSNPKPSSAPKPASK from the coding sequence ATGGATATCGAGAAGCGATCATTAACGACCGGAGGCTTTTCGCTGACGGAGTTGATGACGGTACTGGCCATCGTGTCGGTGCTGATTGCCGTGGGTGCGGCATCGTATTCCCGGTTCATCACCAAAGCCAAGTCCGTGGAAGCGGAGATCGCACTCTCCGAAATTCACCGTCTGGAGCAGATCCATTATGCCTCGACCGGAACGTACACGGCGAATGTCGACGAATTGGGATTCAGGCCTTTTCAGCCTCTCAAGTATCATTCGTTGTTCGTTCAAGTCGCGGGCGAGTCGGGCAATGGTGCGTTCCGCGCCTTGGCCGTCCCCTTGTCCGGTTCCGGGGGGCAGACCTTTTCCGTCGTGCAGTACGCAGCGAGCAAACCTTCGTCAAGCGGCGGAGCCGGTCTGTCCGGTCAAGGAAGCGGTCCCGAGCTGGCATTCGGTGGGGAAGGCTGGAGCGACGAAGGCATCATTCGGCTGGAGACCGGCGGAGCCCAAAAGGGCGGGATTGAGAAAACCGTGTCGAACCCGAAGCCTTCCAGTGCTCCTAAGCCGGCGAGCAAGTAG
- a CDS encoding methyl-accepting chemotaxis protein, with protein MTTLTVADSQPSGNASKRAPRGIQRGYVLWIGLLLFLYSALFFTLAFFGPHLQPLVTLYVGSSPADRQEAALKLLSLSETVSVAIPVLCLGAAIFSLVLTKRVARPLHVLEESIVRWADGDLTTRLRFRQVDRLDALETSINAGMQAIDASFANIAQEQARAEMALDHIRAALETQPGSSRKALQGLDEVNDALVKMTEILRKFRFTRR; from the coding sequence ATGACCACACTCACTGTGGCGGATTCGCAGCCGTCCGGTAATGCTTCCAAACGGGCTCCCCGAGGAATTCAGCGGGGATACGTTTTGTGGATTGGATTGTTGCTCTTCCTTTACTCCGCCCTGTTTTTCACCCTTGCGTTTTTCGGCCCGCATCTGCAGCCTCTCGTGACACTGTACGTGGGCAGTTCTCCGGCCGACCGCCAGGAGGCGGCGCTGAAACTCCTTTCCCTCAGCGAAACGGTGTCGGTTGCGATCCCGGTTCTGTGTCTGGGGGCGGCGATCTTCAGCCTGGTGCTGACAAAACGAGTGGCCCGTCCGCTCCACGTTCTGGAGGAGAGCATCGTCCGGTGGGCGGATGGGGACCTGACGACCCGACTGCGGTTTCGGCAGGTAGATCGACTCGACGCACTTGAAACGTCGATTAACGCAGGGATGCAGGCGATCGACGCCTCGTTTGCGAACATCGCGCAAGAACAGGCACGCGCGGAAATGGCCCTGGACCACATTCGCGCGGCACTCGAGACGCAGCCGGGTTCATCGCGGAAGGCCCTGCAGGGGCTCGACGAGGTCAACGATGCCCTTGTCAAAATGACAGAGATTCTCCGGAAGTTTCGGTTCACTCGCCGGTAG
- a CDS encoding heme-binding protein has protein sequence MPSIARSVCVRGSRKTARVVLMFGLALSGVGHAAEELPKESVLPLMMASKAVQAAVEACKKDGYKVSASVVDRAGELRAMGRADGAGPHTIDSSRKKAYTAVSLRRPTSELADLVGKVPALQALRDMNENVLILGGGLPIEIGGEVVGGIGVGGAPGAHLDDACAQAGLDAIGASPKVPAPK, from the coding sequence ATGCCGTCGATTGCACGATCGGTGTGTGTGCGCGGTTCGCGCAAAACAGCGCGCGTGGTACTGATGTTTGGTCTGGCGCTCTCGGGAGTTGGTCACGCGGCTGAGGAGTTGCCCAAAGAGTCGGTATTGCCGCTGATGATGGCCAGCAAAGCCGTACAGGCGGCGGTGGAGGCCTGTAAGAAGGACGGGTATAAGGTCAGCGCTTCGGTGGTGGACCGTGCTGGCGAGCTACGAGCCATGGGGCGTGCAGACGGTGCCGGACCGCACACGATAGACAGCAGCAGAAAGAAGGCCTATACGGCCGTCAGCTTGCGCCGTCCCACGAGCGAGTTGGCCGACCTGGTCGGTAAAGTCCCAGCCTTGCAGGCGTTGCGCGACATGAATGAGAACGTGCTGATCTTGGGCGGGGGATTGCCGATCGAGATCGGGGGTGAGGTTGTGGGCGGTATCGGCGTGGGAGGTGCCCCGGGTGCGCATCTCGACGACGCCTGCGCTCAGGCCGGACTGGACGCCATCGGCGCATCCCCGAAAGTTCCTGCTCCAAAGTGA
- a CDS encoding pectinesterase family protein, with protein MRILVVLITFLGVAGVSFAEPPQDVGHETRTIVVALDGSGDFTSIQEAVDSAKKGDTVFLRPGQYHQDVTVHSKERVKLIGAGRDQVTLLGREDIVGVLHVGKWPYGATDVEISDMTINEHGGHAVGLFNGRGVTLKRLTVNGMLFSQQVQDAHIEDCMIGGSETTGVQFADTQAVLAGNFIHDNDHGVNVAGKSDVRIERNVITRSLYEAVVVNDKAKAVVISNTLVKNGGGAAFLGQSQSEVTGNVVGLNRVGFLIAPSSRAHTSYNALYNSDHDYVRAGNPDQPAPELKAQSDITDDPHFVDPGHDDFRLRGDTPLLKVGTFPFLGALPPTSTSSH; from the coding sequence ATGCGCATTCTTGTCGTCCTCATCACATTCCTTGGCGTCGCCGGCGTCAGCTTTGCAGAGCCTCCTCAGGATGTCGGCCATGAAACCAGAACCATCGTCGTTGCACTCGATGGTTCCGGCGATTTCACGTCTATCCAGGAGGCCGTTGATAGCGCCAAGAAAGGGGACACCGTCTTTTTGAGGCCGGGACAATACCACCAGGACGTCACGGTTCACAGCAAGGAAAGGGTGAAGTTGATTGGAGCGGGAAGAGATCAGGTTACCTTGCTTGGGCGGGAAGATATCGTGGGAGTGCTCCATGTGGGAAAGTGGCCGTATGGAGCGACGGATGTGGAAATCAGCGATATGACGATCAATGAGCACGGTGGACATGCCGTCGGTCTGTTCAACGGGCGCGGTGTGACGCTCAAACGGCTGACGGTGAACGGGATGCTGTTCAGCCAGCAGGTTCAGGATGCACATATCGAGGATTGCATGATCGGCGGAAGCGAGACCACGGGAGTTCAGTTCGCAGATACCCAGGCGGTGCTGGCGGGGAATTTCATCCACGACAACGATCATGGAGTCAACGTTGCCGGCAAGTCCGACGTTCGTATTGAGCGAAATGTCATTACTCGGAGCCTCTACGAAGCCGTGGTCGTGAACGACAAGGCGAAGGCCGTGGTCATCAGCAACACGCTCGTAAAGAACGGGGGCGGGGCGGCATTTCTTGGGCAGTCTCAGAGCGAGGTGACTGGAAATGTAGTGGGGTTGAACCGCGTAGGCTTCCTGATCGCGCCGTCAAGTCGGGCGCACACCTCCTACAACGCGTTGTATAACTCCGATCACGACTATGTCCGAGCCGGCAATCCCGATCAGCCGGCTCCCGAATTGAAAGCGCAATCGGATATTACGGACGATCCGCACTTTGTTGACCCTGGACACGACGATTTTCGCTTAAGAGGCGACACGCCTCTGCTCAAGGTGGGCACGTTTCCCTTCCTCGGCGCACTTCCTCCGACCTCCACATCTTCTCACTAG